The Saccharothrix violaceirubra genome segment TCGATGTCGCCGCTGCCGGTCTTCGCACGCAGCCCGCCGAGCATCGGACCCAGCCGCAGCTTGCCCGAGCCGGAGTTGACCTGCGACGACTGTTCGGCACGGTCGGCCGTCACGTCGCCCGTGCCGGTGTTGATGTCGAGTTTGCGTGCCGCGCCCGTCACCGTGACGTCCGCCGCGCCCGCCTTCGCCGCGACCGCCGACCCGGACGGCGCCCGCACCACGACCGACAACGGCACCGCGCGCAGCGGCAACGCCTTCGCCGAGTGCACGACGATCCGCTCGCCGACCAGTTCGACGCGCGCCTCGCGTACGGCGTCGGCCGGACCACCCTGCTGGCCACCGCCGAACTGGTCGCTCACCCACGACAGCAGCCCGTTGAGCCCCTGCGCCCACGACTGCCCCGCAGCCGGGTCGTGCCGCAGTTCGACGTGCACGCCCGGTTCGTCGACCAGGTGCACCTGCACCCGGCCCGACATCAGCGCGACATCCACCTCGACGGCGGTCTCCACGTCGAAGCTCTGCCGACGCACGACGTCGGCTTCCTGTCCGGTACCCGCCTC includes the following:
- a CDS encoding DUF4097 family beta strand repeat-containing protein — encoded protein: MSEAGTGQEADVVRRQSFDVETAVEVDVALMSGRVQVHLVDEPGVHVELRHDPAAGQSWAQGLNGLLSWVSDQFGGGQQGGPADAVREARVELVGERIVVHSAKALPLRAVPLSVVVRAPSGSAVAAKAGAADVTVTGAARKLDINTGTGDVTADRAEQSSQVNSGSGKLRLGPMLGGLRAKTGSGDIEVSSIGGNTVLHTGTGDVWLGAVQHDVQVRTGSGDVTLADAASGRVQLGTGSGDVRVGVRPGVAARIDLASGTGRAHSELEVSDTRPTEEPPLSVTGRTGSGNALVTTSTS